In Paenibacillus phoenicis, one genomic interval encodes:
- a CDS encoding potassium/proton antiporter: MPFTIDNTILLFSLLLFIGVFTTKFSSRLGLPSLVFFIVVGMILSKFIYYDNAVITQLFGIMALIVILFEGGLQTKWQNVRGVLAPSLSLATLGVVLTTLVIGACAKYILDVSWLEGMLFGSIVGSTDAAAVFAVLGEKNIKQRLTSTLEVESGSNDPMAVFLTVSVIQLIQSPNASMFTMILSFFWQMGLGLAMGLLLGKIAVWCINKINLDSSGLYPVLAMAFAIFTYSSTSLLKGSGLLAVYVMAMWVGNSDLTYRHSIFRFNEGFAWMMQILMFILLGLLVFPSDLIHIIWQGMALSILLMFVARPIGVFLSTMFMQFNVKEKILISWAGLRGAVPIVLATYPLIAGIEDGHLFFNVVFFVVLTSALIQGATISPLANLLGLSEGKKTIVPHALELVSMGKTNHEIVEIQVSEHSAADGQELRQLKMPQDSLVNAIIRDQKMITPRGHTRLQAGDTLYVLARKGQTEEIKALFHEQVLLQENS; the protein is encoded by the coding sequence TTGCCCTTTACCATCGACAATACGATTCTTCTCTTCTCCCTGCTGTTGTTCATCGGAGTGTTTACCACCAAGTTTTCCTCGCGGCTCGGCTTGCCTTCCCTCGTTTTCTTTATTGTCGTCGGCATGATCCTAAGTAAATTTATTTACTATGACAACGCCGTGATCACCCAGCTTTTTGGCATCATGGCACTGATTGTCATCTTGTTTGAAGGCGGGCTGCAGACCAAATGGCAGAACGTCCGTGGAGTGTTGGCTCCTTCCTTGTCACTGGCGACCCTCGGTGTTGTTTTGACCACGCTTGTCATCGGGGCCTGCGCGAAATACATCCTGGATGTCAGTTGGCTGGAAGGCATGTTGTTTGGCTCGATCGTCGGTTCGACGGACGCCGCGGCTGTATTTGCGGTACTAGGTGAGAAAAATATCAAGCAAAGGCTCACCTCCACCCTTGAAGTCGAATCCGGGTCGAACGACCCTATGGCCGTCTTTTTAACCGTCTCGGTCATCCAACTGATCCAATCACCGAACGCCAGTATGTTCACGATGATTTTGAGTTTTTTCTGGCAGATGGGATTGGGGCTAGCGATGGGCTTGCTCTTAGGAAAAATCGCGGTTTGGTGCATCAACAAAATCAACCTCGACTCCTCTGGGCTGTATCCCGTGTTAGCAATGGCTTTTGCGATTTTCACCTACAGTTCCACGTCTCTGCTCAAAGGGAGCGGACTCCTTGCCGTCTATGTCATGGCGATGTGGGTTGGCAATTCAGACCTCACCTACCGCCACTCCATCTTCCGGTTTAACGAAGGCTTTGCTTGGATGATGCAAATCCTCATGTTTATTCTGCTAGGACTTCTGGTCTTCCCCTCTGATCTCATTCATATCATCTGGCAAGGCATGGCGTTATCCATCTTATTGATGTTTGTCGCCCGGCCGATCGGTGTCTTCCTCAGTACGATGTTTATGCAATTTAACGTGAAGGAGAAGATTCTGATCTCTTGGGCCGGACTACGCGGCGCAGTGCCGATCGTGCTGGCCACCTATCCACTCATTGCCGGCATTGAAGATGGGCACCTCTTTTTCAATGTCGTCTTCTTCGTTGTGTTAACCTCCGCTTTGATCCAAGGAGCGACAATTTCCCCTTTAGCGAATCTTCTGGGCCTGTCCGAAGGCAAAAAAACCATTGTTCCTCATGCGCTAGAGCTTGTATCCATGGGGAAAACCAATCACGAAATTGTAGAAATCCAAGTGAGCGAACATTCCGCCGCAGACGGACAAGAGCTCAGGCAGCTTAAAATGCCGCAAGATTCGCTGGTCAACGCGATTATCCGCGACCAGAAAATGATCACCCCAAGGGGCCACACCCGCCTGCAAGCCGGTGATACCTTGTACGTTCTGGCGCGAAAAGGACAAACCGAGGAAATCAAAGCGCTGTTTCACGAGCAGGTGCTATTGCAGGAGAATAGTTGA
- a CDS encoding lantibiotic protection ABC transporter ATP-binding protein encodes MNNNLILQTQNLCKSFKGQQAVRNVSLAIQENSVYGLLGPNGAGKSTLLKMLTGMLRPTSGEIEFLGAPWSREHLSQIGALIESPPLYENLTARENLKVRTTLLGLPDTRIDEVLQTVGLTNTGKKRAGQFSMGMKQRLGIAIALLHRPKLLILDEPTNGLDPFGIQKLRELIRSFPKMGITVVLSSHVLSEVEQIADHIGIIAGGVLAYQEAVTPGEHLESLFMQIAREHRKGDE; translated from the coding sequence ATGAACAATAACCTTATTCTGCAGACGCAGAACCTATGTAAAAGCTTTAAGGGGCAGCAAGCCGTCCGTAACGTCTCGCTTGCGATTCAGGAGAACTCCGTTTACGGGCTGCTTGGTCCCAACGGGGCCGGAAAATCCACCCTTCTTAAAATGCTGACCGGCATGCTGCGGCCAACTTCCGGCGAGATTGAATTTTTAGGCGCCCCCTGGTCACGCGAACATTTATCCCAAATTGGCGCTCTCATTGAGTCGCCTCCGCTCTACGAAAACTTAACCGCCCGCGAGAATCTCAAAGTACGGACTACACTTCTTGGTCTACCGGATACTCGAATCGACGAAGTGTTGCAGACGGTGGGTTTAACGAACACCGGGAAAAAACGCGCCGGCCAGTTCTCCATGGGAATGAAGCAGCGACTGGGAATCGCCATTGCCCTGCTCCACCGCCCCAAACTGCTGATTCTGGACGAGCCGACCAACGGTCTCGACCCGTTTGGCATTCAGAAGCTGCGCGAGCTGATTCGCTCTTTTCCAAAGATGGGGATCACGGTTGTCTTGTCCAGCCACGTCCTGTCCGAAGTGGAGCAAATCGCGGATCACATCGGCATTATTGCAGGAGGTGTTCTGGCTTATCAAGAGGCGGTCACTCCGGGAGAACATCTAGAGTCGCTGTTTATGCAAATTGCTCGTGAGCACCGGAAAGGAGACGAATAG
- a CDS encoding lantibiotic immunity ABC transporter MutE/EpiE family permease subunit, protein MQAFLRAEFLKTKRTFTRKLTWLAPLLTLLLCTGLMAGPFFQIASYNWWYTLLLPGALTLMCTGVIQKDSKKLKYRAILGLPVSLPKIWLGKIGVIAGLLLASSVILTLGVALSGLVFPAGLTLADHALGSSLLFLTFLWQIPLCLFLTDRIGMFATMILNVLGNIACNILLATTAFWWAVPYAIPSRLMCAAIGVLPNGLPVPEGDVLWDKSVILPGVLITLGLFFLLCILTMRLFRHREAK, encoded by the coding sequence ATGCAGGCATTCCTCCGTGCGGAATTTCTTAAAACCAAACGAACCTTTACGAGAAAACTGACCTGGTTGGCTCCTCTGCTAACCTTGTTGCTATGCACAGGATTGATGGCTGGGCCGTTCTTTCAAATCGCCAGCTACAACTGGTGGTATACCCTTTTGCTTCCCGGAGCGCTCACCTTGATGTGTACGGGTGTGATCCAAAAGGATAGCAAAAAGCTGAAATATCGAGCGATCCTCGGATTGCCGGTGTCTCTGCCAAAGATTTGGCTCGGTAAAATCGGGGTTATCGCTGGGCTGCTTCTTGCTTCTTCGGTCATTTTAACGCTCGGAGTTGCGCTCAGCGGTCTGGTCTTCCCTGCTGGATTGACTTTGGCGGACCACGCCTTGGGCAGCTCGCTGCTCTTTCTGACCTTCCTTTGGCAGATCCCGCTCTGTCTGTTCTTAACCGACCGGATCGGCATGTTTGCTACGATGATTCTTAATGTGCTGGGGAACATCGCCTGCAACATTCTGTTGGCTACTACAGCGTTCTGGTGGGCTGTCCCTTATGCGATTCCGTCTCGGCTGATGTGCGCTGCGATCGGCGTGCTTCCTAACGGACTGCCGGTTCCCGAAGGCGATGTCCTGTGGGACAAGAGCGTTATTCTGCCAGGGGTGCTGATCACGCTTGGCCTGTTCTTCCTGCTGTGCATCCTGACGATGCGTTTATTTCGCCATCGGGAGGCCAAGTAA
- a CDS encoding lantibiotic immunity ABC transporter MutG family permease subunit, which translates to MNTFFRCLRSELIKLQRQPTLWVHLLVPLAGIVIFLGYYAYTPFTPASKVSAYLQVLAVSFPTIIGIVCAIAADQEAAAGNYQQLLTLPNRLIALAGKLTVLLLLGLGSTILASVGFGVGFLYLLSQSPYGLGFYLEAACLLVGSSLFLYALHLYVSLRFGKGASIGLGILESLVSALLLTGLGDYNWIYIPCAWAARFVSLWMQYGGANAVSLPIPADTLLEPGILACVTGTLAIMVLLGVWFRRWEGTKSLE; encoded by the coding sequence ATGAACACCTTTTTCCGTTGTCTCCGATCTGAACTCATCAAGCTCCAAAGACAACCGACCCTGTGGGTGCACTTGCTCGTCCCGCTGGCCGGGATTGTGATTTTCTTAGGTTATTACGCCTATACTCCGTTTACGCCGGCTTCTAAAGTGAGCGCTTATTTGCAGGTGCTTGCGGTTTCTTTTCCAACGATTATAGGTATCGTCTGTGCCATCGCTGCGGACCAGGAAGCTGCTGCCGGAAATTATCAACAGCTTCTCACCCTGCCGAACCGCCTCATCGCCCTGGCTGGTAAGCTGACCGTACTTCTACTGCTGGGCTTGGGCAGCACAATTCTGGCTTCGGTGGGGTTCGGAGTGGGCTTCCTTTATCTTTTGTCTCAATCGCCCTATGGGCTCGGGTTCTATTTAGAAGCTGCTTGCCTCCTGGTTGGAAGCAGTCTGTTTCTCTATGCCTTGCACCTCTACGTGAGTCTGCGATTTGGCAAAGGCGCATCGATCGGTCTCGGAATTCTGGAGAGCCTCGTGTCTGCCCTCCTGCTGACCGGCCTCGGGGATTACAACTGGATCTACATCCCTTGCGCCTGGGCTGCCCGGTTCGTCAGCCTTTGGATGCAGTACGGTGGCGCGAATGCTGTCTCCCTCCCGATCCCGGCGGACACTTTGCTTGAACCCGGAATCCTTGCCTGCGTCACAGGGACCTTGGCGATCATGGTATTATTAGGAGTGTGGTTCCGGCGATGGGAAGGTACGAAGTCGCTGGAGTAA
- a CDS encoding response regulator transcription factor encodes MAHILAVDDDPAVLTLIRNILQKEGHLVTALSSPSEVLALQLGSYDLILLDVMMPELDGFTLCRQIRSKVDCPILFLTAKSMENDLVEGLSIGADDYIVKPFGAGELRARIAAHLRRESRERRSVLCIGEVHFNLSGKEMRVQDTFIPLTKSEYAICEFLALNRGQVFSKDQIYESVFGFDGESEASTIVEHVKNIRAKLNQMNVNPIETVWGIGYRWK; translated from the coding sequence ATGGCCCATATTCTTGCGGTAGATGATGATCCGGCCGTGCTGACCTTAATTCGGAATATTTTGCAAAAAGAAGGACATCTCGTCACAGCTCTCTCCTCTCCTTCTGAAGTGTTGGCGCTGCAATTGGGAAGCTATGACCTGATCTTGCTGGACGTGATGATGCCAGAGCTGGACGGGTTCACCCTCTGCCGGCAAATTCGCAGCAAGGTCGACTGCCCAATCCTGTTCCTGACCGCCAAATCCATGGAGAATGATCTGGTGGAAGGCCTGAGCATCGGGGCGGACGATTATATCGTCAAGCCGTTTGGGGCAGGCGAGTTACGGGCGCGAATTGCCGCCCACCTCCGCCGGGAAAGCCGGGAACGACGCAGCGTGCTCTGCATCGGCGAAGTTCATTTTAACCTGTCGGGCAAGGAGATGCGGGTGCAGGATACCTTCATCCCGTTGACCAAAAGCGAATATGCGATCTGCGAGTTTTTGGCGTTAAATCGGGGGCAGGTGTTCTCGAAAGACCAAATTTATGAATCCGTGTTTGGATTCGACGGAGAAAGTGAAGCTTCCACCATCGTGGAGCATGTCAAAAATATCCGCGCAAAATTAAACCAAATGAACGTCAATCCGATTGAAACCGTGTGGGGGATAGGATACCGATGGAAATAG
- a CDS encoding HAMP domain-containing sensor histidine kinase, which translates to MEIARVTSGPKETKLRTLFLKYLAAFCLGTIGLALLLSLIFVGLLFTGAVLPADYAEKQVQEAKSRLMAGQELQLDAPSVLYQYAKYTVDGKLLEHSLSAKQGEAAWKRLEGDQARGYSFLYHYMKVTHGQEVYIFRYSLAAQFNQATLRRLLPSAELAFFVLFCVLFLLQAVLLASSFGRKLARKMSGLQEATQRIQEQELDFSIQYSGIAEIDQVLRSMDQMRDALKSSLEQQWNLERRRRAQISALAHDVKTPLTIVRGNVELLSETEQSEEQREYTEYIAQSARQMEAYIKTLIEITNTETAASYQPVNLDLKEFIHTLEAQIQALAAVKELSVAVHFVDALPDELYADPGLLERALMNVIANAMDHTPAKSTISLSVEAAGDRIQFRVTDEGPGFSPEALKYATEQFYMGDPSRRSDGHYGMGLYITQFVAQLHGGELHIANSDVTGGGEVTIEVPVREK; encoded by the coding sequence ATGGAAATAGCCCGCGTCACGTCAGGACCGAAAGAAACCAAGCTGCGTACGCTGTTTCTAAAATATTTAGCCGCTTTTTGTCTGGGAACGATTGGGCTTGCCCTGTTGCTATCCTTGATCTTTGTGGGGCTGCTGTTCACTGGAGCCGTTCTCCCAGCAGATTATGCCGAGAAGCAAGTGCAGGAGGCTAAGTCTCGCCTCATGGCGGGACAGGAGCTGCAGTTGGACGCCCCCTCTGTGTTGTACCAATATGCGAAGTACACAGTAGATGGGAAGCTCTTGGAGCACAGCTTATCCGCCAAGCAGGGAGAGGCGGCGTGGAAGCGTCTGGAGGGCGATCAAGCGAGAGGTTATTCTTTTCTATATCATTATATGAAGGTCACGCATGGCCAAGAGGTCTATATCTTCCGGTATTCTCTTGCCGCCCAGTTTAACCAAGCGACTCTGCGCCGCTTACTGCCTAGTGCGGAACTGGCCTTTTTCGTCCTGTTCTGTGTCCTCTTTCTGCTTCAAGCCGTTCTGTTAGCCTCTTCGTTTGGTCGAAAGCTTGCCCGCAAAATGAGCGGACTGCAGGAAGCAACCCAGCGCATTCAGGAGCAGGAGCTGGACTTCTCCATCCAATACAGCGGGATCGCTGAAATTGACCAAGTGCTTCGATCCATGGATCAGATGCGGGATGCCCTGAAGAGCTCGCTGGAGCAGCAATGGAACCTAGAGCGCCGCCGCCGGGCTCAAATCTCAGCGCTCGCCCATGACGTCAAAACCCCACTCACCATCGTTCGCGGCAATGTCGAGCTCCTCTCTGAAACGGAACAGTCGGAGGAGCAACGAGAATACACCGAATATATCGCCCAAAGCGCCCGTCAGATGGAAGCTTATATCAAGACCTTGATCGAAATCACGAATACGGAAACTGCGGCTTCCTATCAGCCCGTAAACCTCGATCTGAAAGAGTTCATCCATACGCTCGAAGCGCAGATTCAAGCTCTCGCCGCAGTTAAAGAGCTTTCCGTCGCAGTCCACTTCGTTGACGCACTGCCAGACGAGCTCTATGCCGATCCTGGCTTGTTGGAGCGCGCCCTCATGAACGTCATCGCCAACGCCATGGATCACACCCCGGCGAAGAGTACAATCTCGCTATCGGTGGAGGCTGCAGGCGATCGGATTCAATTCCGCGTGACTGACGAAGGCCCGGGCTTCTCGCCTGAAGCGCTCAAGTACGCCACCGAACAGTTCTACATGGGCGACCCGTCCCGCCGAAGCGACGGACATTACGGCATGGGCCTCTATATCACCCAGTTTGTTGCCCAATTACATGGGGGTGAACTGCATATCGCCAACTCTGATGTGACGGGCGGGGGTGAGGTGACGATAGAGGTGCCGGTGAGGGAAAAATAA
- a CDS encoding GmrSD restriction endonuclease domain-containing protein yields MSEPLTIRKLIEKITSGEIRIPAFQRGYVWSSEQVSFLLDSIYKGFPIGTILLWRTRERLKVERDLGNFTLPDPRKDYPIDYVLDGQQRLTSLFSVFQTELSPNQNDEWLDIYFDFTSKDVIQESKFVPLKAQDFDPTRYFPMNCLFDSVKYRKAAEGLDAETIVVIDKLQERFKETLIPIQIMETEDKHHVAIVFERINRFGTQLDTFQLLSAWSWSTDFDLQDEFSQLAEEIEPFGFGDLSYDKDLQLKCCSGVISGDTAPAAIINLKGEEVRNNFTKIKNGIKSSIDFLQRELNIFSLKSMPYPAMIVALTRFFATDKENGVLYTEKQRKQLVRWFWRSCFSRRYSSGVTDAHKADLRAMDELRKNEEYDIASFECTVDSSFFENNQFNVSTVNTKTFITLLAHRGPRSFISGAKVDLSKVLKNVSRNEFHHIFPVHYLENSLGITNKKDINLLANICFLNNADNQKIKDKAPSSYKNLIDPINLPAILETAFCPPNALDMDYNEFLKIRVEKLVNYARELIK; encoded by the coding sequence TTGTCGGAACCGTTAACGATAAGGAAACTCATTGAAAAGATAACATCGGGAGAAATTCGTATACCTGCATTTCAAAGAGGGTACGTATGGTCCTCTGAGCAGGTTTCATTTTTGCTGGATAGTATCTATAAAGGATTTCCTATCGGAACTATATTACTTTGGCGGACAAGGGAGCGATTAAAGGTTGAAAGAGACTTGGGTAATTTTACACTTCCTGATCCAAGGAAGGATTATCCTATAGATTATGTACTTGATGGTCAGCAGAGACTCACCTCTCTTTTCAGCGTATTTCAAACAGAACTATCCCCTAATCAAAATGATGAGTGGCTAGATATTTATTTCGATTTTACAAGTAAGGATGTTATCCAAGAGAGTAAGTTTGTACCACTGAAGGCTCAAGATTTTGATCCGACTAGATATTTTCCAATGAATTGCCTTTTTGACTCGGTGAAATATCGGAAAGCTGCTGAAGGATTAGATGCTGAAACTATAGTAGTTATTGATAAATTACAAGAACGCTTTAAGGAAACTCTAATACCAATTCAAATAATGGAGACCGAAGATAAGCATCATGTTGCAATTGTCTTCGAACGAATTAATAGATTCGGTACACAACTTGATACATTTCAGTTGTTATCTGCTTGGAGTTGGAGCACCGATTTTGATTTACAGGATGAGTTTTCACAGCTAGCCGAGGAAATAGAACCATTTGGGTTTGGTGATCTATCATACGATAAGGATTTGCAATTAAAATGTTGTAGTGGTGTCATTTCTGGTGATACTGCCCCCGCTGCAATTATAAATCTGAAAGGAGAAGAAGTTCGAAATAATTTTACTAAAATTAAAAATGGTATAAAATCAAGTATTGATTTTCTGCAGAGAGAACTAAATATATTCTCACTTAAATCGATGCCGTATCCCGCGATGATTGTAGCACTCACAAGATTTTTCGCAACTGATAAAGAAAATGGAGTTTTATATACTGAAAAACAAAGGAAACAACTTGTAAGATGGTTTTGGAGATCGTGTTTTTCCCGTAGATATTCTAGTGGTGTCACTGATGCACATAAGGCTGACTTAAGAGCCATGGATGAACTGCGGAAAAACGAAGAATATGACATTGCAAGTTTTGAGTGCACGGTAGACTCTTCCTTTTTTGAAAACAATCAATTTAATGTAAGCACTGTAAATACGAAAACATTTATAACTTTATTAGCTCACAGAGGACCTAGATCATTTATTTCAGGTGCAAAAGTTGACCTAAGTAAAGTTTTGAAAAATGTGAGTAGAAATGAATTTCATCATATATTCCCTGTTCATTACTTAGAGAATTCCTTGGGAATAACTAATAAAAAGGATATCAACTTACTTGCAAATATTTGCTTTTTAAATAATGCAGATAATCAAAAGATTAAGGATAAGGCGCCTTCAAGTTATAAGAATTTAATTGATCCTATTAATCTGCCAGCTATTTTAGAAACAGCATTTTGTCCCCCTAATGCACTTGATATGGATTATAATGAATTTCTAAAAATTAGGGTCGAAAAGTTAGTGAACTATGCAAGGGAATTAATTAAATAA
- a CDS encoding helix-turn-helix domain-containing protein produces MLLKIIGKRIKQLRKEQGLTQEELAERAGVNASYIGTVERGARNISIETLEKIIQGLDVPLAVMFQFHETKNVDSWKDKAEVIEVVNSLLYNRSLEENKLIYRVIKDVLDTKDV; encoded by the coding sequence GTGCTGCTGAAGATAATAGGAAAACGAATCAAGCAATTGCGGAAGGAACAAGGTCTTACACAAGAAGAACTTGCTGAAAGAGCTGGGGTAAACGCATCATACATAGGAACTGTCGAACGTGGAGCACGAAATATTTCCATCGAGACTCTGGAGAAGATCATACAAGGGCTGGATGTGCCTTTGGCGGTGATGTTTCAGTTTCACGAAACAAAGAACGTAGACTCTTGGAAGGATAAAGCGGAGGTTATTGAGGTAGTGAATTCACTACTTTATAATCGGTCATTGGAAGAGAATAAGCTTATCTATCGGGTAATAAAGGATGTTTTGGATACCAAGGATGTATGA
- a CDS encoding DUF2075 domain-containing protein, with protein sequence MIIYSSNALQFRESVDRNQITVEIEQAFINKMGMRPSPGEKRAWNNSMQFMERVIRNANIADDCGVMIEYNIPATSKRIDFIVAGQDAEGRDNFVIVELKQWDAAEATDREDVVVAYINGRQREIPHPSYQAWSYRQFLEDMNEAIHSSDLKSYSCAYLHNYRVPEPDPLKSERYQNIIREAPLFKADDTTKLQQFLYKHVGKGKGINLLYLIENGKIRPSKKLIDHVDGLFRGNAEFILLDEQKVAYETIISLAKDPSRKKTIIIKGGPGTGKSVISMNALGGLLKHKLNAKFVAPNASFRTVMVETLAKQQPKNKARVRGLFAGSGQFVDTPENFFDVLIVDEAHRLKGKGAYQYRGVNQIEDIIKASKVNVFFIDEYQRIRPDDIGTVAEIERIAKAYGSEVHEYTLSAQFRCSGAEGFINWIDHVLQIRPTANFDGWDQDSFEFKLFDTPNAVYEEIKAKVAAGYKARMLAGFAWDWTKDTEGNRNGEVADVTIPEHDFQMPWNGRAISSTWAIHEDGVEQIGCVHTSQGLEFDYVGVIIGNDLKYDPTTMQLYADYNEYKDTMGKRGLKNNPGQLTKLIKNIYKVLISRGMKGCYLYCRDPELRGYLEGQLKRVTSG encoded by the coding sequence TTGATTATATATAGCAGCAATGCGTTGCAGTTTCGTGAGTCGGTGGATCGTAATCAGATTACGGTGGAGATAGAGCAGGCTTTTATCAACAAGATGGGGATGAGACCTAGCCCAGGGGAAAAGAGAGCCTGGAATAATTCCATGCAATTCATGGAACGCGTCATTCGTAATGCCAATATCGCCGATGATTGTGGCGTAATGATCGAGTATAACATCCCGGCAACCAGCAAGCGTATTGATTTTATCGTGGCAGGGCAGGATGCGGAGGGCCGAGATAACTTCGTGATCGTGGAATTGAAGCAGTGGGATGCAGCCGAAGCAACAGACCGGGAGGACGTGGTTGTGGCTTATATCAACGGACGTCAACGCGAGATTCCGCATCCCTCCTACCAAGCATGGTCTTACCGCCAGTTTCTTGAAGACATGAATGAAGCGATTCATAGTAGCGATCTTAAGAGCTATTCCTGCGCTTATTTACATAACTATCGTGTCCCGGAACCCGATCCGCTCAAGAGCGAACGCTATCAAAACATCATCAGAGAAGCCCCGCTATTTAAAGCGGATGATACAACGAAGCTTCAACAGTTTCTATACAAACATGTCGGTAAGGGAAAAGGCATTAACCTGCTTTACCTCATCGAGAACGGGAAAATTCGGCCTTCTAAGAAACTGATCGACCATGTGGATGGGCTGTTCAGAGGAAACGCCGAGTTTATCTTGCTGGACGAGCAAAAGGTAGCTTACGAGACGATCATCAGCCTAGCTAAGGATCCAAGTCGTAAAAAAACAATCATTATCAAAGGCGGCCCGGGCACCGGAAAATCCGTCATCTCTATGAATGCCCTGGGCGGCTTGCTGAAGCACAAGCTAAACGCTAAGTTTGTCGCGCCTAACGCTTCCTTCCGGACGGTCATGGTAGAGACGCTAGCGAAACAGCAACCTAAGAACAAGGCACGAGTTCGAGGATTGTTTGCGGGATCGGGGCAATTTGTGGATACCCCGGAGAACTTCTTTGATGTGCTGATCGTTGATGAAGCTCACCGTCTCAAGGGAAAAGGAGCTTACCAGTACCGCGGTGTGAATCAGATCGAGGACATCATCAAGGCCTCAAAGGTCAACGTGTTCTTTATCGATGAGTACCAGCGGATTCGTCCGGATGATATCGGGACTGTGGCCGAAATTGAGCGAATCGCAAAGGCCTATGGCTCCGAAGTTCATGAGTACACTCTATCCGCCCAGTTCCGCTGCTCGGGAGCTGAAGGGTTCATTAACTGGATTGATCACGTACTGCAAATCCGACCGACAGCTAATTTTGATGGCTGGGACCAAGATAGCTTTGAGTTCAAGCTGTTCGATACGCCGAATGCGGTCTATGAAGAGATAAAAGCGAAGGTAGCGGCAGGGTACAAAGCGCGGATGCTCGCCGGATTTGCCTGGGACTGGACCAAAGATACTGAAGGCAACCGCAACGGTGAAGTCGCGGACGTTACCATCCCAGAACACGATTTTCAGATGCCGTGGAATGGCCGTGCCATCTCCAGCACTTGGGCTATCCATGAGGATGGTGTCGAGCAAATCGGCTGCGTACACACCTCGCAAGGGCTAGAATTCGACTACGTTGGGGTTATTATCGGCAATGATCTAAAATATGACCCGACCACTATGCAACTCTACGCTGATTACAACGAATACAAAGACACCATGGGCAAAAGAGGCCTCAAGAACAATCCCGGTCAACTCACCAAGCTGATCAAAAACATCTACAAGGTGCTGATTTCCCGAGGGATGAAGGGATGTTATTTGTATTGTCGGGATCCGGAGTTGAGGGGGTATTTGGAGGGGCAGTTAAAAAGGGTGACTAGTGGCTAA
- a CDS encoding nucleotide pyrophosphohydrolase — protein MNEELIQMLLAFREERNWAQFHNPKDLAISLSLEASELLENFQWRTSEDAVSQKKQDIADELADVLIYSVYLAAALGLNIEEIIRDKMRRNGVKYPVDKSFGKMNKYNEL, from the coding sequence ATGAATGAAGAGCTGATCCAAATGCTGCTTGCTTTTCGGGAGGAGCGTAACTGGGCGCAATTTCACAATCCGAAGGATTTAGCGATCTCGCTAAGTCTTGAGGCGTCCGAGTTGTTAGAGAATTTTCAGTGGAGAACGTCCGAAGATGCCGTATCGCAGAAGAAACAAGACATCGCCGACGAACTGGCCGATGTGCTGATCTACTCAGTGTACCTAGCCGCTGCGCTTGGCCTCAATATCGAGGAAATCATTCGGGACAAGATGCGGCGGAATGGAGTGAAGTATCCGGTGGACAAGTCTTTTGGGAAAATGAATAAATATAACGAGCTATAG
- a CDS encoding DoxX family protein translates to MEPLITLIVVTLAILALGAAGVKRLRTWPVALRGGVAAMFVLTGTVHFVGMREELISMVPPVLPYPGFIVTLTGVLELAGALGLLWRPTVIWAAGGLSLLLICMFPANVYYALSGLATAAHQALLPRTLMQIVFLSATLAIMIYYMRYRSVRRI, encoded by the coding sequence ATGGAGCCCCTGATCACCCTTATCGTTGTCACGCTAGCGATCCTTGCTCTGGGAGCGGCGGGAGTCAAACGACTGCGTACTTGGCCTGTTGCCCTTCGGGGCGGAGTTGCGGCGATGTTTGTGTTGACTGGCACCGTTCATTTTGTTGGGATGCGGGAAGAGCTGATAAGTATGGTGCCGCCTGTTTTGCCTTACCCTGGGTTTATTGTAACGCTCACTGGCGTGTTAGAACTGGCCGGGGCACTTGGGTTGCTGTGGCGTCCGACAGTCATCTGGGCGGCGGGAGGTCTCTCGCTTCTCCTCATCTGCATGTTCCCGGCAAACGTTTATTACGCTCTTTCCGGTCTAGCGACGGCCGCTCACCAAGCTTTGCTGCCTCGTACGTTGATGCAGATTGTTTTTTTGTCGGCGACACTCGCTATCATGATCTATTACATGCGTTACCGAAGTGTAAGGCGGATTTAG